In one window of Desulfovibrio inopinatus DSM 10711 DNA:
- a CDS encoding homocysteine biosynthesis protein, producing MAQTYQVNKTIREINERIQKGEAVVLNAEEMVEAVRKMGKVAAAKEVDVVTTGTFSAMCSSGMLFNIGQEPPTMKVSSMWIGGVPAHCGLAAVDAYVGATEPAHDDPLNKVYPGAFKYGGGHVIEDLIRGKSIHLRCEAYGTDCYPRKYLEKNVTLADLPQAMLLNPRNGYQNYNCAVNLTSRIVYTYMGPLKPNCKNANYATAGQLSPLFNDPYFRTIGLGTKIFLGGGVGYVLGAGTQHVEKPRRNERGIPENPSGTIMVKGDMKTMNARYIRGLSIAGYGCSLCVGLGIPIPILNEELAWTTGCSDEDISMPIKDYGHDYPNGINRVLGRVSLAELKSGEIIVSGKKVQTVPLTSYSMSLEIADTLKSWIEKGEFLLTEPQETIVSL from the coding sequence ATGGCGCAGACATATCAAGTGAATAAAACGATACGTGAGATTAACGAGCGCATTCAAAAAGGCGAAGCCGTCGTCCTTAATGCTGAGGAAATGGTTGAAGCCGTGCGCAAAATGGGCAAAGTGGCCGCGGCCAAAGAAGTCGATGTCGTGACTACAGGTACATTTTCCGCCATGTGCTCTTCGGGGATGTTGTTCAATATCGGACAGGAACCGCCCACGATGAAGGTCTCGTCCATGTGGATTGGCGGTGTACCTGCTCATTGTGGGTTAGCAGCCGTAGACGCCTACGTAGGAGCCACTGAGCCTGCTCATGACGATCCATTGAACAAAGTGTATCCTGGTGCATTTAAATATGGCGGTGGCCATGTCATTGAAGACCTCATTCGCGGCAAGTCGATTCACTTGCGTTGCGAAGCCTATGGCACGGACTGCTATCCTCGAAAGTATCTTGAAAAAAATGTTACCCTGGCCGACCTGCCTCAGGCCATGTTGCTGAATCCGCGCAACGGCTACCAAAACTATAATTGTGCCGTCAATTTGACCAGTCGGATTGTCTATACCTACATGGGGCCGCTCAAGCCGAATTGCAAGAACGCCAATTATGCGACGGCCGGTCAGTTAAGTCCGCTCTTCAACGATCCCTATTTTCGAACCATCGGTCTCGGGACGAAGATATTCCTTGGAGGAGGCGTCGGCTACGTCTTGGGAGCCGGTACGCAACACGTGGAAAAACCACGCCGCAATGAACGCGGTATCCCGGAAAATCCCTCCGGAACGATCATGGTCAAGGGTGACATGAAAACGATGAACGCCCGGTATATACGCGGGCTCAGCATCGCCGGCTACGGATGTTCCCTTTGTGTTGGTCTGGGAATTCCCATCCCGATCCTCAATGAGGAACTCGCCTGGACAACAGGCTGCTCCGATGAGGACATCAGCATGCCGATTAAAGATTACGGCCATGATTATCCCAACGGCATTAATCGTGTTTTGGGGAGAGTAAGTCTGGCCGAACTCAAATCCGGTGAAATCATCGTGAGCGGCAAAAAAGTTCAAACGGTTCCCCTGACGAGCTACTCGATGTCGTTGGAAATTGCCGATACGCTCAAGAGCTGGATCGAAAAAGGTGAATTTTTGCTAACCGAACCGCAGGAAACCATCGTATCGCTGTAA